AATGCCATAGGGAAAAAGAAAATATTTCTGAAAATGGATTCTCCTTTTAGCTTTTGATCAAGCAGAATAGCCAGTGACAGCCCGAATAAAATCACCAGGCCGATAAAGAGAATCGTAAAGAAGAGAGTATTGCGTAAATCAGCTTGAAAACGAAAATCACTGAATAAATACATGTAATTTTTCAAGCCGGCAAAAGAGAAATCAGGAATAAGGGAATTCCAGTTGCTCAGTGACACATATCCTGTCCAGCCGATAAATCCATATACAAAAATGACGATCAGCAAAAAAGAAGGCAGCAAAAAAGCAAGCGCCATCCATTGGTCAGAGGAATAGCTTTTTTTAGACACTTTTTCTCCCTTGGCTGTTTCTTTTCTTACTGCTTCCATAGTAGATGCCTCCTTGTAAAGAAAACCCCCCGTACGGAGGGTTTCTGCTTTATTTTAATTCGGTTCCTGCCGATTGAAGCGTACGAACAAGCTGATCAACATCTCCCTGTGTAACAAAAATATTAACCGCTTGATTGACCTTCGTTACAAATCCTTCTGGTGCTGCTGAGCCGTGCGCTAAGCTTGGCACAAGCGCGGCAGATTTAAAATCCTCCATTGTGTCTTTTCCATATTGATCGTATTTTGATACGTCTGCGTCAATACGAGCTGGAATAGAACCTTTTAATGGGTTAAAAGCATCCTGGCCTTCAACCGATCCAAGTACACTAAGGAATTTCTTTACATCTTCTGAATTGTTTAACCCTTTCGGGAGACCAAAAGTATCCGTAATAACGCCGAATGTTCCCTCTGTTCCAGGTGTTGGTGCATAGCCAAAATCTTTATTGACAGCCAGTTTCAAATCATTCGTAAAGTATCCTTTTGCCCAGTCACCCATAACGTTCATCGCTGCTTCTCCACTTCCAACAAGCTGCGCAGCATCCTGCCAGTTGCGGGAACTGTGATCTTCATTTACATAAGTGAGCATCTTTTTAAACGTTTCGGCTGCTTTTTTAACTTTTGGATCGTCAAAAGCCAATTCGCCTGTCCAAAGCTTTTTATAGTCCTCTGCGCCCAGCTCGCCAAGCAGGACCGTTTCAAATAAGTGTGTGGCTGCCCATGGCTCTTTGTCTCCAAGTGCAAGCGGCGTAATGCCTTTTTCTTTTAAAGTGTCTGCAGCTTCAAAGAACTCATCAAACGTTGTTGGAACAGCAATGCCATTTTCCTCGAAGACTTTCTTGTTATACCAAAGAACATTTGCACGGTGAATATTGACCGGCACCGAATACATATTGCCGTCTTTGCTGACAAGTTCAATTAATTCTTTTGGAAATTTATCATTCCATCCTTCCTGCTCATACAGATCATTAAGCGGCTCCATTTTATCCGCTGCTACCCAGCTGTCATTCAGCTCTGAACCGCCATGCACCTGGAAAGTAGCGGGCGGATCATTTCCCTGCATCCGGCTCGCCAATACGGCTTTCGCATTGGTTCCAGCCCCTCCGGCTACAGCAGCGTTTTCAATTGGAATATCCGGATATTTCTCTTCGAACAGGGCAAGAAGTGCTTTTAAGCCGTCTTCCTCGCCTGCACCCGTCCACCAGCTGAAAATATCGAGTTTTCCTTTTTCCCCGCTTCCCCCGCTGCTGCCCTGGCTTCCTTCTTCCGTTTGTGTGTTAGATCCGCAGGCAGATAAAACGAGCGTTAAAATCATCATTAAGATAAGTCCCAGTCTTTTCTTCATGCCTTTAGCCCCCTTTATTGTAAGCGTTAACATAAATAAGTATATCCCTCTTAAGAAGGCGACTTTTCTGAAATCTTTTATGATTTTCTGTACTTTTTTATGCAAAAGAAAAACAGCGGCTTCAGCCCCTGCTTAAGAAAAAGATTTCCGGTATTCTTTTGGTGAACAGCCAGCTGCTTTCTTAAATACACGGCTGAAGTAATTCGGATCATTATACCCTGTTCGATCCGCAATTTCTTTCAGTCCCAAATTGGTGTGCTGAAGCAGCTTTTTAGCCGTTCGAATTCTATAATTGGTTAAGTAACCAATAAAGGTTTCATTCATTTTTTCTTTAAACAGTTTTGTGAAATACGTTGGGCTTAGCTGTACGTGATCAGCCACATCCTCCAGGCTGATTTGCTGATGAAAGTGTGTGTGGATAAATGTTTTTGCTTTTGCAATCATTTCTCTTCCCTGCCGATGCATAGCGACTCGGCTGGCCAATTCATTACCAAAAGCAAGGCAGTCTTCAATAAATGCCGCTTCCATAATATTTACATCATCAACGTAAACACCGATAGCGGCCATTTCTTTTTTGACATGCACCAATTCTTCTTTTAATTGATTAAGCGAATAGCGGGTAAAAAGAGTATCTAAAGGATGGCGGTTCATAATCGCTTTTTCAACCGCATTATGCGAAAAAGAAGCACTCTGATCCGCAAACCCGTATGATGCCCCGCGTCCAGCTTTTAGCTGCTGAAAAGCAAGCAGGGCCTCCGAATAAGAGGATCCCAGCTGTTTTAAGGGACAGGGAGCGCTTGTTCCTACAGTGATTTTACCGGGCCAGGAGCGAACGATAGACTTGGCTAAAAGAAGCACATCT
The genomic region above belongs to Domibacillus sp. DTU_2020_1001157_1_SI_ALB_TIR_016 and contains:
- a CDS encoding ABC transporter substrate-binding protein, coding for MKKRLGLILMMILTLVLSACGSNTQTEEGSQGSSGGSGEKGKLDIFSWWTGAGEEDGLKALLALFEEKYPDIPIENAAVAGGAGTNAKAVLASRMQGNDPPATFQVHGGSELNDSWVAADKMEPLNDLYEQEGWNDKFPKELIELVSKDGNMYSVPVNIHRANVLWYNKKVFEENGIAVPTTFDEFFEAADTLKEKGITPLALGDKEPWAATHLFETVLLGELGAEDYKKLWTGELAFDDPKVKKAAETFKKMLTYVNEDHSSRNWQDAAQLVGSGEAAMNVMGDWAKGYFTNDLKLAVNKDFGYAPTPGTEGTFGVITDTFGLPKGLNNSEDVKKFLSVLGSVEGQDAFNPLKGSIPARIDADVSKYDQYGKDTMEDFKSAALVPSLAHGSAAPEGFVTKVNQAVNIFVTQGDVDQLVRTLQSAGTELK
- a CDS encoding response regulator; the protein is MKVIVVDDEMIERKAMRKLLEQHIPQIQVVGEAGNGRVAIELAESLHPDLMLMDIKMPGMNGLEAIRHIRLKQPSIRFIMMTAYASFDYAREAMIEGVKHYLVKPAKRDETIQTILQVQEEVKEEQASEAALWQLVLAKVMQQDMNEEVCRRLRMLHPEAKVGFMHVYECPDANTREDIIEQLNEHSPFPFLAAHPQAGGLAVLFLSKECQKSDVLLLAKSIVRSWPGKITVGTSAPCPLKQLGSSYSEALLAFQQLKAGRGASYGFADQSASFSHNAVEKAIMNRHPLDTLFTRYSLNQLKEELVHVKKEMAAIGVYVDDVNIMEAAFIEDCLAFGNELASRVAMHRQGREMIAKAKTFIHTHFHQQISLEDVADHVQLSPTYFTKLFKEKMNETFIGYLTNYRIRTAKKLLQHTNLGLKEIADRTGYNDPNYFSRVFKKAAGCSPKEYRKSFS